A genomic region of Deltaproteobacteria bacterium contains the following coding sequences:
- a CDS encoding penicillin acylase family protein: MLSQYRLPRKRRVAMLARTVRALAGARNAGTVPALAAQHFPPLRGRVEIIRDANGVPHIYAEQEPDLFAALGFLQAADRFVLLDIVRHFGAGRLCELVGNIAVPKDSEMFAGKRVGDLDAFIQPLGFEPQCERDYERLGERGRQCLEGFAAGINAALHAMRGVYPPEYLLLGAVRPWRPSDALLAARACAFAIALAPLDVELIFDAVRGQLGDDAARRFYPEAPWENVPASYPVVPGPEPEPPLHLTAGGSNNWAVSAERSASGAPIVANDPHVPLLPLPTFWYHAHLDCPRYRVQGGMMLGCPIFGFGHNGYLAWGCTTAYRDGWDLYRVQRLPGDASRYRTVSGTGAITKHREAQRARFGRAITIEWEQCEHGIIYPGWTHHDGADLALRVVPSDLAAYFDGYLALAESKTVEEHQHALARINDGPFDFNHVYGHKDGHIGWEPFGRLPRRQGDGLFVRDAHDPAAQWDGFVPFAQMPKMLNPARGFVASANSIVDPDKFRIATTRVHVEPRHRQLRIESFLAGNAAHSCETFAALQRDLGSDYGVPLRDALLGLCSAFAERSDAVGHAYRVLAAWNGDFTCDSAAAPLLAFTQQELARRVFAPLLGKETGRRYLNGRRAVLRVQQLLRDRSDPLHPDLERASGKSFAALAGEAFEAAVTRVVKQCGAQPERWRWDQFQRIRLGTILAELPLIGSYFLALDAPFPGDLYTVSPCVPIPASNGLRAFVGASSRFICDLAKPEEALFAHSSGPSGDISSPFFANLTVPWSRYEYFRSALWNPDEVPNPVERVIIGETKRPG, encoded by the coding sequence GTGCTTTCCCAATATCGGTTGCCGCGCAAGCGCCGGGTGGCAATGCTGGCGCGCACCGTGCGTGCGCTCGCCGGCGCGCGAAATGCGGGCACGGTTCCAGCACTCGCGGCGCAGCACTTTCCGCCGCTGCGCGGCCGCGTCGAGATTATCCGCGACGCCAACGGTGTTCCGCACATCTACGCCGAGCAGGAACCCGATCTGTTCGCAGCGCTCGGTTTTCTCCAGGCCGCCGACCGCTTCGTGCTGCTCGATATAGTGCGCCACTTCGGCGCCGGCCGGCTCTGCGAGCTGGTGGGCAATATCGCGGTGCCGAAAGACAGCGAGATGTTTGCCGGCAAGCGCGTCGGTGATCTCGACGCCTTCATCCAGCCGCTCGGATTCGAGCCCCAGTGCGAGCGCGACTACGAGCGCCTCGGCGAGCGCGGCCGGCAGTGCCTGGAGGGGTTTGCCGCCGGCATCAATGCCGCGTTGCATGCCATGCGTGGCGTCTATCCGCCGGAGTACTTGCTGCTCGGCGCGGTGCGCCCGTGGCGCCCGAGCGACGCCCTGCTCGCCGCGCGCGCCTGCGCCTTCGCCATCGCGCTGGCGCCGCTCGATGTCGAGCTGATCTTCGACGCGGTACGCGGCCAGCTCGGCGATGATGCCGCCCGGCGCTTCTATCCTGAGGCGCCGTGGGAGAATGTGCCGGCGAGCTATCCGGTGGTGCCGGGCCCGGAGCCCGAGCCGCCGCTGCATCTCACCGCCGGTGGCAGCAATAACTGGGCGGTGAGCGCCGAGCGCTCGGCCTCCGGCGCCCCGATCGTCGCCAACGATCCGCACGTACCGCTGCTGCCGCTGCCGACGTTCTGGTACCACGCCCACCTCGATTGCCCGCGCTATCGCGTCCAGGGCGGCATGATGCTCGGCTGTCCGATCTTCGGCTTCGGGCACAACGGCTACCTCGCCTGGGGTTGCACCACCGCGTACCGCGACGGCTGGGACCTCTATCGCGTCCAGCGGCTGCCCGGCGATGCCAGCCGCTATCGGACCGTCAGTGGCACCGGCGCCATCACCAAGCACCGCGAGGCCCAGCGCGCACGGTTCGGCCGCGCTATCACCATCGAATGGGAGCAGTGCGAGCACGGCATCATCTATCCCGGCTGGACGCATCATGACGGCGCCGATCTGGCGCTGCGCGTGGTGCCGTCGGATCTTGCCGCGTATTTTGACGGCTACCTCGCCTTGGCCGAGTCGAAGACGGTCGAGGAACACCAGCACGCCCTGGCGCGCATCAACGACGGGCCGTTCGACTTCAACCATGTATACGGCCACAAGGACGGCCACATCGGTTGGGAGCCCTTCGGCCGGCTGCCGCGCCGGCAAGGAGACGGGCTGTTCGTGCGCGACGCGCATGATCCGGCAGCGCAGTGGGACGGCTTCGTGCCGTTTGCGCAGATGCCGAAGATGCTCAACCCCGCCCGCGGCTTCGTGGCCTCGGCCAACTCCATCGTTGATCCGGACAAATTCCGCATCGCCACGACGCGGGTGCATGTCGAGCCACGTCATCGACAGCTGCGCATCGAGTCGTTCCTGGCGGGCAACGCCGCCCACTCATGCGAGACGTTCGCGGCCCTGCAGCGTGATCTGGGCTCCGATTACGGCGTGCCGCTGCGCGATGCGCTGCTCGGGCTTTGCTCCGCCTTCGCCGAACGCTCCGACGCGGTCGGGCATGCCTATCGCGTGCTCGCGGCATGGAACGGCGACTTCACGTGCGACTCGGCCGCCGCGCCGCTGCTGGCATTTACGCAGCAGGAATTGGCGCGGCGGGTGTTCGCGCCGTTGCTCGGCAAAGAGACCGGCCGCCGCTATCTCAATGGCCGGCGCGCCGTGCTGCGGGTGCAGCAGCTGTTGCGCGACCGCAGCGATCCGCTGCATCCGGACCTCGAGCGGGCCAGCGGCAAGTCGTTCGCGGCGCTGGCAGGCGAGGCCTTCGAGGCAGCGGTCACGCGTGTTGTAAAGCAGTGCGGCGCACAACCGGAGCGGTGGCGCTGGGATCAGTTCCAGCGCATTCGCCTCGGCACGATCCTCGCGGAGCTGCCGCTGATCGGCAGCTACTTTCTCGCGCTCGACGCACCGTTCCCGGGCGATCTGTACACCGTCAGCCCGTGCGTCCCGATTCCGGCCAGTAACGGACTGCGCGCCTTCGTCGGCGCCAGCAGTCGCTTCATCTGCGATCTCGCCAAACCTGAGGAGGCGCTTTTCGCGCACTCCTCCGGTCCAAGCGGCGACATCAGCTCGCCGTTCTTCGCCAATCTGACCGTGCCGTGGTCCCGCTACGAGTATTTCCGCTCCGCGTTGTGGAACCCGGATGAGGTGCCGAACCCAGTGGAGCGAGTGATCATCGGGGAAACCAAGCGGCCAGGATGA